In the genome of Sneathia sanguinegens, one region contains:
- a CDS encoding PTS sugar transporter subunit IIA, producing MYGVIVTAHGSLATGLESALKLVNGEMKNVKYCNFLETYTSEDIKEKIKKAIQELEDYEGIFILTDIMGGTPSNQAVLLSQNEKNIKVLGGVNFSMLYAAANAEGNMEVALKDILEESKEVIGYFGQEEKSSEQALFSDGI from the coding sequence ATGTACGGAGTTATAGTTACAGCACATGGAAGCCTAGCAACAGGTTTAGAAAGTGCATTAAAACTTGTAAATGGTGAAATGAAAAATGTTAAATATTGTAATTTTTTAGAAACATATACGAGTGAAGATATTAAAGAAAAGATAAAAAAAGCAATACAGGAATTAGAGGATTATGAAGGAATTTTCATATTAACAGATATTATGGGAGGAACTCCATCTAATCAAGCTGTCCTTCTAAGTCAAAATGAAAAAAATATAAAAGTATTAGGTGGAGTTAATTTCAGTATGCTATATGCAGCAGCTAATGCTGAAGGAAATATGGAAGTTGCCCTTAAGGACATATTAGAAGAATCTAAAGAAGTTATAGGCTACTTTGGGCAAGAAGAAAAGTCTAGTGAACAAGCTTTATTTTCTGATGGAATTTAG
- a CDS encoding polysaccharide lyase 8 family protein, giving the protein MKKLVLLSMMLATFSMSANNKVILNLEAKQNVENFVKKDNFEKIIDQWKDILIGYKYFDNSTQMKDLQKKQDEKTLKIWNSLNKEENRKYLWEFKNYDSASITKSYRNIEVLAISVMNPKSKYYLNQALLNDVIAALNWMKENRYNENLKADGNWWDYEIGTPRAINDIFVMLYPVLEKEYIKDYLKVITHFVPDANKNRGSVNPNLVVEATGANQIDISKVKILQSALLKDEKGLIYAKNCLNKVFPFVEKGDGFYKDGSFIQHDSVAYTGAYGNVLIDGLSQLMTLLENTKYNFGKANVERIDFWIKEAFSPIMYQGLTMSMVKGRSITRKKVYLSSSEIVRAIIRLAYVENNVYYKQLAKSYIQSNTLYDYIENLNSYRDIYLAKKIMQDKKIKALDLSENILKFYKNMDRVVYKNKKNNFAIGLSMSSNKIKYYEAMNGENERGWYTGDGMLYLYNGDIRQFNDEFWSTVDPYRLPGITVDKAKREDASGSVEAKNSSVSGKVINNKKGIFKMHISNYLGTLSLDKKWTILNDKIRIEAKNIKFKKNSIIESIIENRKLNDDTNYIIYINNKEINLNENEQRSYADVKEVLLKSDKKNETIKYVFKKPQKIYVMLEKRCSQSDKKIKRKYFTMWLRHEKQNDTFEYEIYPL; this is encoded by the coding sequence ATGAAAAAATTAGTATTGCTTAGTATGATGCTTGCTACTTTTAGTATGTCAGCAAATAATAAGGTTATTTTGAATTTAGAAGCTAAGCAAAATGTAGAAAATTTTGTAAAAAAAGATAATTTTGAGAAGATAATAGACCAATGGAAGGATATTTTAATAGGTTATAAATATTTTGATAACTCTACGCAAATGAAGGATTTACAAAAAAAACAAGATGAAAAAACCTTAAAAATTTGGAATTCTTTAAATAAAGAAGAAAATAGAAAATATTTGTGGGAATTTAAAAATTATGATTCAGCAAGTATCACAAAAAGTTATAGAAATATTGAAGTTTTAGCTATCTCAGTAATGAATCCAAAATCTAAATATTATCTAAATCAAGCTTTACTAAATGATGTAATAGCTGCATTGAATTGGATGAAAGAAAATAGATATAATGAAAATTTAAAAGCTGATGGTAATTGGTGGGATTATGAAATAGGTACACCTAGAGCAATTAATGATATTTTTGTTATGCTTTATCCAGTATTAGAAAAAGAGTATATAAAAGATTATCTTAAGGTTATAACTCATTTTGTACCAGATGCTAATAAAAATAGAGGAAGTGTAAATCCAAATTTAGTAGTTGAAGCAACTGGGGCAAATCAAATAGATATTAGTAAGGTGAAGATACTTCAAAGTGCCTTATTGAAGGATGAAAAGGGATTGATTTATGCTAAAAATTGTCTTAATAAGGTATTTCCTTTTGTAGAAAAAGGAGATGGATTTTATAAAGATGGTTCATTTATACAACATGATAGTGTTGCTTATACTGGAGCATATGGTAATGTTTTAATAGATGGCTTATCACAATTAATGACTTTGCTTGAAAATACAAAATATAATTTTGGTAAAGCTAATGTTGAAAGAATAGACTTTTGGATAAAGGAAGCTTTTTCACCTATAATGTATCAAGGTTTAACTATGAGCATGGTAAAGGGAAGATCTATAACTAGAAAAAAAGTATATTTAAGTTCATCAGAAATAGTAAGAGCAATAATTCGTTTAGCCTATGTAGAAAATAATGTATATTATAAACAGTTAGCTAAAAGCTATATTCAATCAAATACTTTATATGACTATATTGAAAATTTGAATAGCTATAGAGATATATATTTGGCAAAGAAAATAATGCAAGACAAAAAAATTAAGGCCTTAGATTTGAGCGAAAATATTTTGAAATTTTATAAAAATATGGATAGGGTAGTATATAAAAATAAAAAGAATAATTTTGCTATAGGTCTTAGTATGTCGTCAAATAAAATAAAATATTATGAAGCAATGAATGGAGAAAACGAAAGGGGTTGGTATACTGGAGATGGAATGTTATACTTATATAATGGTGATATAAGACAATTTAATGATGAATTTTGGTCAACAGTAGATCCTTATAGATTGCCTGGAATTACAGTAGATAAAGCAAAAAGAGAAGATGCTAGTGGTTCTGTTGAGGCAAAAAATTCTAGTGTAAGTGGCAAGGTTATAAATAATAAAAAAGGTATATTTAAAATGCACATTAGTAATTATCTAGGGACTTTGAGCCTTGATAAAAAATGGACAATTTTGAATGATAAAATAAGAATAGAAGCTAAAAATATTAAATTTAAAAAAAATAGTATTATAGAAAGTATAATAGAAAATAGAAAATTAAATGATGATACAAATTATATTATTTATATAAATAATAAAGAAATTAATTTAAATGAAAATGAACAAAGAAGTTATGCTGATGTCAAAGAAGTTTTATTGAAATCAGATAAGAAAAATGAAACAATAAAATATGTATTTAAAAAACCTCAAAAAATATATGTTATGTTGGAAAAAAGATGTAGTCAAAGTGATAAGAAAATAAAAAGAAAGTATTTTACTATGTGGTTAAGACATGAAAAACAAAATGATACTTTTGAATATGAAATTTACCCACTTTAA
- a CDS encoding GntR family transcriptional regulator translates to MVKNAAVYYSIYLEIKDKIEGGKFKIGQKLPSERELEKIYSVSRTTIRQALLKLENNNYIHKIRGRGNFVSENIIKQELNNFYSFNDKMISLGKKPSSKLIDYKVIKCTKFFSELFKIPENSNIYSIKRLRLVNDLPAMFENTFLPEYRFKDLDFKKLNKTPMYEIFEKDYGTFLEKAIETFKPIKIEEKEELKYLEIPKDSIAMEIIRTTYEYDRVIEYTISHVRNNMFEYTIVLNRLV, encoded by the coding sequence ATGGTAAAAAATGCAGCTGTATATTATAGTATTTATCTTGAAATTAAAGATAAAATAGAAGGTGGTAAATTTAAAATAGGTCAAAAATTACCATCAGAAAGAGAGCTTGAGAAGATTTATTCTGTTAGTAGAACAACTATAAGACAAGCTTTATTAAAGTTGGAAAATAATAATTATATACATAAAATAAGAGGTAGAGGAAATTTTGTGTCAGAAAATATTATAAAACAAGAACTTAATAATTTTTATAGTTTTAATGATAAAATGATATCTTTAGGTAAAAAGCCTTCCTCAAAATTGATAGACTATAAAGTTATAAAATGTACAAAATTTTTTTCTGAATTATTCAAAATACCTGAAAATTCTAATATATATTCAATAAAAAGATTGAGATTAGTAAATGATCTTCCAGCAATGTTTGAAAATACTTTTTTGCCAGAATATAGATTTAAAGATTTAGACTTTAAAAAATTAAATAAAACTCCAATGTATGAAATTTTTGAAAAGGATTATGGGACATTTTTAGAAAAGGCAATAGAAACATTTAAACCTATAAAAATAGAGGAAAAAGAAGAACTTAAATATCTTGAAATACCTAAAGATTCTATAGCTATGGAAATTATTAGAACCACTTATGAATATGACAGAGTCATAGAATATACTATTTCACATGTTAGAAATAATATGTTTGAGTATACTATAGTTTTAAATAGATTAGTATAA
- a CDS encoding RpiB/LacA/LacB family sugar-phosphate isomerase, giving the protein MRIALINENSQASKNALIYKELLAEATKAGHVVDNYGMFSQEDKHQLTYVQNGLLASILLTTKAADFVVTGCGTGQGAMLACNSFPNVICGHITDPTDAYIYTQVNNGNAIAIPFAQNFGWGAEINLRYIFEKLFSDEFGGGYPKERAVPEQRNKKILDGVKNITYKPLIQVLKEIDQDFLRETVDYKEFKDLFFKNSKDEEISSYLRNLLKM; this is encoded by the coding sequence ATGAGAATAGCGTTAATAAATGAAAATTCACAAGCAAGTAAAAATGCATTAATTTACAAGGAATTATTAGCTGAAGCAACAAAAGCAGGGCATGTTGTAGATAATTATGGAATGTTTTCACAAGAAGACAAGCATCAATTGACTTATGTACAAAATGGATTGTTAGCATCTATATTATTGACAACTAAGGCTGCAGACTTTGTTGTTACAGGTTGTGGAACAGGGCAAGGAGCTATGTTAGCTTGTAATTCATTTCCAAATGTAATATGTGGACATATAACAGATCCTACAGATGCATATATTTATACACAAGTTAATAATGGAAATGCAATTGCTATACCTTTTGCACAAAATTTTGGTTGGGGTGCTGAAATTAATCTTAGATATATATTTGAAAAATTGTTCTCTGATGAATTTGGTGGAGGTTATCCAAAAGAAAGAGCAGTTCCTGAACAAAGAAATAAAAAAATATTAGATGGTGTTAAAAATATTACCTATAAACCACTAATTCAAGTATTAAAAGAAATAGATCAAGATTTTCTAAGAGAAACTGTAGATTACAAAGAATTCAAAGATTTATTCTTCAAAAATAGTAAAGATGAAGAAATAAGTTCATATTTAAGAAATTTACTTAAAATGTAG
- a CDS encoding PTS mannose/fructose/sorbose/N-acetylgalactosamine transporter subunit IIC, with translation MHLTMLQIVLIGLWTGICWTGMLLGTYTFRSIILATGVGVILGDIQTGLAVGAISELAFMGFGVGAGGTVPPSPLGPGIVGALIAITTKTSPVVAFTLSIPFAIAFQFLQTALYVVMSGIAEAAKRAIQEGKFAKFRLYSNSTFILFFVCGTILGMLCAGASSTVKVLVDALPPLIVHSLKLAGNLLPAIGFATILSVMTKKELMPYMIIGYVAIAYLELPIMAVAFIGLVAAMFYFFKKDTNVKKEDAGEFEDGI, from the coding sequence ATGCATTTAACAATGTTACAAATTGTTTTAATAGGTCTTTGGACAGGTATATGTTGGACAGGTATGCTACTTGGAACATATACATTTAGATCTATAATTTTAGCAACAGGTGTGGGAGTAATTTTGGGTGATATCCAAACAGGACTTGCAGTTGGTGCCATATCAGAATTAGCATTTATGGGATTTGGAGTAGGTGCTGGAGGAACAGTTCCACCTTCACCATTAGGACCTGGAATAGTTGGAGCTTTAATTGCAATAACAACTAAAACTTCACCAGTAGTTGCCTTTACATTATCTATACCTTTTGCAATAGCCTTTCAATTTTTACAAACAGCTTTATATGTTGTTATGTCTGGAATTGCTGAAGCAGCAAAAAGAGCTATTCAAGAAGGAAAATTTGCTAAATTTAGATTATATTCAAATTCAACATTCATATTATTTTTCGTTTGTGGAACAATTTTAGGTATGTTGTGTGCTGGAGCAAGTTCAACTGTTAAAGTATTAGTTGATGCACTACCTCCATTAATAGTACATTCATTGAAATTAGCAGGAAACTTATTGCCAGCCATAGGTTTTGCAACAATATTGTCAGTTATGACTAAAAAAGAATTAATGCCATATATGATAATAGGGTATGTAGCAATTGCTTATCTAGAATTACCTATAATGGCAGTTGCTTTTATAGGGTTGGTAGCAGCAATGTTTTACTTTTTCAAAAAAGATACTAATGTAAAAAAAGAAGATGCGGGGGAATTCGAAGATGGAATCTAA
- a CDS encoding PTS sugar transporter subunit IIB: MENVNIVMTRIDERLLHGQGQLWLRYIGANTILVVNDEVAKDNIQQSLMKMIISKEIAVRFFTVQKTIDIISKASPKQKIFIIVKDCKDALKLIEGGVPIKEINIGNIHNAEGKEKVTRSIFLGAEDKKALKEMIEKYNISFNTKTTPSGDDGTLQVDIKKYI; this comes from the coding sequence ATGGAAAATGTTAATATCGTTATGACTAGAATAGATGAAAGATTATTACATGGACAAGGACAATTATGGCTAAGATATATAGGAGCTAATACAATTCTTGTTGTTAATGATGAAGTAGCTAAAGATAATATTCAACAAAGCCTTATGAAAATGATAATTTCAAAAGAAATAGCTGTAAGATTTTTTACAGTTCAAAAAACAATAGATATAATTTCTAAGGCTTCACCTAAACAAAAAATATTTATTATAGTAAAAGATTGTAAGGACGCATTGAAATTAATAGAAGGTGGTGTTCCTATAAAAGAAATTAATATAGGAAATATACATAATGCAGAAGGAAAAGAAAAAGTTACAAGATCAATATTTTTAGGAGCTGAAGATAAAAAAGCCTTAAAAGAAATGATAGAAAAATACAATATTAGTTTTAATACTAAAACAACACCTAGTGGGGATGATGGGACTTTACAAGTAGATATAAAAAAATATATATAG
- a CDS encoding glycoside hydrolase family 88 protein, with the protein MRKINVETIKNDNILKNKNVTKEQIEEAINQVITQIDINLAYFKQDFPTPATKDNIYMVMDNTEWTNGFYTGMLWLAYDYTKNDKYKKIAELQVNNFYNRIQKQIEVEHHDLGFLYTPSCVAAYKEVGSEIGKEAALLAADKLITRYQAVGKFIQAWGPLNEEAYYRFIIDCMLNIPLLYWATEQTGKNIYKLIADNHFNTSLENVIREDASTYHTFYMNPKTGEAVKGATRQGYSDSSSWARGQVWGIYGVALNYRHTKKAECIEYYNALTNYFINRLPKDDVCYWDLIFKDGDKQYKDSSAAAIAICGILEMQKYLPETYKDKKLHQNAANRMMLSLIENYMNKDFKKGSCLLKHGVYSWHSGKGCDEGNIWGDYFYFEALMRYYKDLKIYW; encoded by the coding sequence ATGCGAAAAATTAATGTAGAAACTATAAAAAATGATAATATATTAAAAAATAAAAATGTAACTAAAGAACAAATTGAAGAAGCCATAAATCAAGTTATAACTCAGATTGATATTAATTTAGCTTATTTTAAACAAGATTTTCCAACACCTGCAACTAAAGATAACATATATATGGTTATGGATAATACAGAATGGACTAATGGCTTTTATACAGGAATGTTATGGTTAGCATATGATTATACAAAAAATGATAAGTATAAAAAGATAGCAGAACTTCAAGTTAATAATTTCTATAATCGTATACAAAAACAAATAGAAGTAGAACATCATGATTTAGGCTTTTTATACACTCCTTCCTGCGTTGCAGCTTATAAAGAAGTAGGAAGTGAAATTGGAAAAGAAGCAGCCTTATTAGCAGCTGATAAATTAATTACTAGATATCAAGCTGTAGGGAAATTTATACAAGCTTGGGGACCTTTAAATGAAGAAGCATATTATAGATTTATAATAGATTGCATGTTAAATATTCCTTTATTATACTGGGCAACTGAGCAAACAGGTAAAAATATTTATAAATTAATAGCAGATAATCACTTTAATACAAGTTTGGAAAATGTAATAAGAGAAGATGCAAGTACTTATCATACATTCTATATGAATCCAAAAACAGGTGAAGCTGTTAAAGGTGCAACAAGACAAGGATATAGTGACAGTTCATCATGGGCAAGAGGACAAGTTTGGGGGATTTATGGTGTAGCCTTGAATTATAGACATACAAAAAAAGCAGAATGTATAGAATATTATAATGCTTTAACAAATTACTTCATAAATAGATTACCAAAAGACGATGTATGTTATTGGGATTTAATTTTTAAAGATGGTGATAAGCAATATAAAGATAGTTCAGCAGCTGCAATAGCTATTTGCGGTATATTAGAAATGCAAAAATACTTACCAGAAACTTATAAGGATAAGAAATTACATCAAAATGCTGCAAATAGAATGATGCTAAGCTTGATAGAAAATTATATGAATAAAGATTTTAAAAAAGGATCTTGTTTATTAAAACATGGTGTTTATTCATGGCATTCAGGAAAAGGTTGCGATGAAGGTAATATATGGGGAGATTATTTCTATTTTGAAGCTTTAATGAGATATTATAAAGATTTAAAAATTTATTGGTAA
- a CDS encoding PTS system mannose/fructose/sorbose family transporter subunit IID, whose protein sequence is MESNNKLTKKDYLNTTLRAYLLQNAFNYSNYQGVGYANILYPALRKMYKDDEQLKKALIDNIEFYNTNPHFVPFVSNLQLVMLENGRPIEEGRSMKMALMGPLAGIGDSLSQFLLAPLFSTICATMALQGHISGPIIFLLGLNIILLVIKLVSGNYGYKLGTNIIETVSEKMNKFTYAASIVGVTVISALATKMVKLSLPFTYTQMIEGKEQIVQVQKMIDGIAPALLPICYTALIYYLLKKKKWNTYYLVIFTIVLSVVATFFKIFV, encoded by the coding sequence ATGGAATCTAATAATAAATTAACAAAAAAAGATTATTTGAATACAACTTTAAGAGCATATTTATTACAAAATGCTTTTAATTATTCAAATTATCAAGGTGTTGGTTATGCAAATATTTTGTACCCAGCATTAAGAAAAATGTACAAAGATGATGAACAACTAAAAAAAGCTTTAATAGACAATATTGAATTTTATAACACAAATCCTCATTTTGTACCATTTGTATCAAATTTACAATTGGTAATGCTTGAAAATGGAAGACCTATAGAAGAAGGAAGAAGTATGAAAATGGCTCTTATGGGACCTTTAGCAGGTATAGGAGATTCATTGTCACAATTCTTATTAGCACCTTTATTTTCAACTATATGTGCTACTATGGCCTTACAAGGACATATTTCAGGGCCTATAATTTTCTTACTAGGCTTAAATATAATTTTATTAGTAATAAAATTAGTAAGTGGAAATTATGGATATAAATTAGGAACTAATATAATAGAAACTGTTAGTGAAAAAATGAATAAATTTACTTATGCTGCAAGTATAGTTGGTGTAACAGTTATTAGTGCCTTAGCTACCAAAATGGTAAAATTGTCATTGCCATTTACTTATACTCAAATGATAGAGGGAAAAGAACAAATTGTACAAGTACAAAAAATGATAGATGGTATAGCACCTGCTTTATTACCAATTTGTTATACAGCTTTAATCTATTATTTACTTAAAAAGAAAAAATGGAATACATATTATTTAGTAATATTTACAATAGTATTATCAGTAGTTGCAACATTCTTTAAGATATTTGTATAA
- a CDS encoding heparinase II/III family protein gives MDKFKFQAKLIMENKLNFIHPWDMERCDEIYDIPKDWNISPNGDDEWVYMRSRMGYFDGLILLYEETKDIKYIDKIKEIILDFINQHKKLKSEKSTRTLDSGIRIVNILRILIYLEDKDLEYDKNILKHLSETCTYLFSNYISKYDQSNWGFIQMAGVYTFSIYFEENEKAKKALKYLKMQLKTQILEDGLHWEKSLTYHYQMIIYLIFIIYVQKRKNIKSNLNFFKSYLNKMTKAAKKLHYPDKTQINFGDSDDNEIESILALSDYILSKESEYKLTDISSLFIKEAKVKKMEVKKGLEESLFQQSGYYHIKNEDFSFSTYCTPMSSSHTHIDYLHFNYYNKQKIFVDSGRYTYRESKQRKYLKSIKAHNSILIDDNEVSEIKGSWEYEGYPIIFPITVYSTKIARIVKTAIFDTKNQAVIKRTYIILKENILVINQVFCKGKHKIKFFYHLYPNTDIKETKSGILLNNVVKFLINSYNIQNSTYSPYYNCLVINKEIVKEADFLDNYFEINAILNKDVQIKQVAVYQKEKKVEDDIALAYEIKIQDITYTIFIKNKEVYKGQKVFHVKGRPFYEEIKIVKDR, from the coding sequence ATGGACAAATTTAAATTTCAAGCAAAATTAATCATGGAAAATAAGCTGAATTTTATACATCCTTGGGATATGGAAAGATGCGATGAAATATATGATATACCAAAAGATTGGAATATTAGTCCTAATGGGGATGATGAATGGGTGTATATGAGAAGTAGAATGGGTTATTTTGATGGACTTATTTTGCTTTATGAAGAAACAAAAGATATTAAATATATCGATAAAATAAAAGAAATAATTTTAGACTTTATTAATCAACATAAAAAATTAAAAAGTGAAAAAAGTACAAGAACCTTAGATTCAGGTATAAGAATAGTTAATATTTTGAGAATTTTAATATATTTAGAAGATAAGGACCTAGAGTATGATAAAAATATTTTGAAACATTTGTCAGAAACTTGTACTTATCTATTTTCTAATTATATATCAAAATATGATCAAAGCAATTGGGGCTTTATACAAATGGCTGGAGTATATACTTTTTCTATATATTTTGAAGAAAATGAAAAGGCTAAAAAAGCTCTTAAATATTTAAAAATGCAATTAAAGACACAGATTTTAGAAGATGGCTTACATTGGGAAAAATCTCTTACTTATCATTATCAAATGATAATATATTTGATTTTTATAATATATGTTCAAAAAAGAAAAAATATAAAAAGTAATTTGAATTTTTTCAAAAGTTATCTTAATAAAATGACAAAAGCTGCTAAAAAATTACATTATCCTGATAAAACACAAATAAATTTTGGGGATAGTGATGATAATGAAATAGAAAGTATATTAGCTTTAAGTGATTATATTTTATCTAAAGAAAGTGAATATAAGCTTACAGATATTTCAAGCTTATTTATAAAAGAAGCTAAAGTAAAAAAAATGGAAGTAAAAAAAGGGTTAGAAGAAAGTCTATTTCAACAAAGTGGATATTATCATATAAAAAATGAAGATTTTTCCTTCTCAACTTATTGTACGCCTATGTCTTCTTCGCATACACATATAGATTATTTGCATTTTAATTACTATAATAAACAAAAAATATTTGTAGATAGTGGAAGATATACCTATAGAGAAAGTAAACAAAGAAAATATTTAAAAAGTATAAAAGCCCATAATAGTATATTAATAGATGATAATGAAGTATCTGAAATAAAAGGTTCTTGGGAGTATGAAGGTTATCCTATAATATTTCCTATAACAGTATATTCAACAAAGATAGCTAGAATAGTAAAAACAGCTATATTTGATACGAAAAATCAGGCAGTTATAAAAAGAACCTATATTATATTAAAAGAAAATATTTTAGTAATAAATCAGGTTTTTTGTAAGGGAAAACATAAAATAAAATTCTTTTATCATCTTTATCCTAATACAGATATTAAAGAAACAAAATCAGGAATTTTATTGAATAATGTTGTAAAATTTTTGATAAATTCGTACAATATACAAAATAGTACTTATAGTCCTTACTATAATTGTCTTGTAATAAATAAAGAAATAGTTAAAGAAGCAGACTTTTTAGATAATTATTTTGAAATTAATGCAATATTGAATAAAGATGTACAAATTAAACAAGTAGCAGTTTATCAAAAAGAAAAAAAGGTAGAAGATGATATTGCACTTGCATATGAAATTAAAATTCAAGATATTACATATACTATATTTATAAAAAATAAAGAAGTATATAAGGGACAAAAGGTGTTTCATGTTAAGGGAAGACCTTTTTATGAAGAAATAAAAATTGTTAAAGATAGGTGA
- a CDS encoding gluconate 5-dehydrogenase, protein MFSLKDKVALVTGASYGIGYEIASAFAKAGAKIVFNDINESLVKRGLEKYKEDNISVKGYVCDVTDEKQVQEMLEKIKKEVGSVDILVNNAGIIKRIEMTQMSAEDFRKVVDIDLIGPFIVSKAVIPDMIKKGGGKIINICSMMSELGRETVSAYAAAKGGLKMLTRNICSEYGKYNIQCNGIGPGYIATPQTAPLRERQADGSRHPFDKFIISKTPAQRWGLTKDLIGPAIFLASSASDFVNGHILYVDGGILAYIGKQPE, encoded by the coding sequence ATGTTCTCATTAAAAGATAAGGTAGCCTTAGTTACAGGGGCTTCATATGGTATAGGCTATGAAATTGCAAGCGCTTTTGCAAAGGCAGGAGCAAAAATAGTCTTTAATGATATTAATGAAAGTCTAGTAAAAAGAGGTTTGGAAAAATATAAAGAAGATAACATATCTGTTAAGGGTTATGTATGTGATGTTACAGATGAAAAACAAGTACAAGAAATGCTTGAAAAAATAAAAAAAGAAGTAGGTTCAGTTGATATATTAGTTAATAATGCTGGGATAATAAAAAGAATAGAAATGACACAAATGTCAGCAGAAGATTTTAGAAAAGTAGTTGATATAGACTTAATAGGACCTTTTATAGTTTCTAAAGCAGTTATACCAGATATGATAAAAAAAGGAGGAGGTAAAATTATTAATATCTGCTCTATGATGTCTGAACTAGGCAGAGAAACTGTATCAGCCTATGCAGCAGCAAAAGGTGGCCTTAAAATGTTAACAAGAAATATTTGTTCAGAATATGGAAAGTATAATATTCAATGTAATGGAATAGGACCTGGATATATAGCAACTCCACAAACAGCTCCTTTAAGAGAAAGACAAGCAGATGGATCAAGACATCCATTCGATAAGTTTATTATTTCAAAAACACCAGCACAAAGATGGGGATTAACCAAGGACTTAATAGGACCAGCTATATTTCTAGCTTCATCAGCTTCAGATTTTGTAAATGGTCATATTCTTTATGTAGATGGAGGAATATTAGCATATATAGGAAAACAACCAGAATAA